The genomic stretch AAATACTCGCGCATATGAGCCGCCTCAATCGCTTCTATCCGCAGGTTCCGTGATTCCAAGAAGGATACGAATCTGCGTAGGTGTACGCTAAACTGCCGTCGTGTTCTCTCTGCTATGCGGTTTTGTGCGCAATATTTCTCCGCTGCTTCAAATATGCACTGGTATCGCCGGGGGAATATCTCCCGCTTAGTATGATTGCGACGCAATACATACCCATACCGCTGAAAATCGCAGAGCATACCGGCGGCGCGGTAATAGGTTTTTTGCGTTCTGGTAAGCGAGTTCCCATCGCTGATGCCGTAATGTTCGCGCAAAAACTGCGTCATCCACTCGGCGTCAGCAGTTACGATTCCTTTCTCATCGGCGTAACAGGCAAGCTGTCGCCAGACGTGCCGATAGTGCCGTAGGGTGTCAACGGTGTAATTTTGTGTCACCAGATACGATTCAAGTCTGTTGACAAGTGCTTGAACCGGTGATTGATTCGGGGTTGGTTGATTCATTTCGATACCTCCACAAAAATATTTCCCTTGATTGGGATGATATGAGTGTGGAATATTATGCGAAGAAAATCAATCAACCGTGAGAGTTAGAGCGTGCCATACTGCTGAAAATGCAGAATAACTTAGCATAACGTTCTTCTTGCCATAATGGATGCCGCAGCTTGCGTTGGCGATGGCTCCGGCTGTGCGGAGCTGGCGGACGATTTCCTGTATGGTTTCGATATCCTCATACCTGCAGATGGGGCTGACCAGTTCCACGCTGTAGGTGCTGTCGGCAGGAACAATCCGCCGCCCTTCTTTTTTCTCTGTAGTGATGCTGCCGTCGCTCATGACCTTCCACCGGCGGCTTTGGCCGTCCAGGACGGAATAGATGCCATAATAGCCCCCGTCATTGGAAACCGGCGTGCCGAAGTATTCCGCCAGGACCTGGGCGGCGCGCAGGCGGGACAGTCCTGTCAATTCGATTTCGATGCCGAAGCGCTGTTCTTTCATCTCCAAAATCCTTCACCCCCTCGCTACGGCATTCGCATCCCGCCCATGCTTTTTTTGATCTCTATATTTCTCATCATCTGCCGCCCGCCTTTCCAAAGAGCCTTGCCTTGTGTTCCGGCGCGGTCACCATGAGGTTGTACCGCTCGTTGCCGCATTTGTAGAGGCACACGCCGCGCTGCGGATAGCGGATCAGGTTGTACTCGCTCTGCTCCAATTGAAGGTTTTCGATATAGAATTTGGCGTCGATGTTGCCCGCGTTGAACAGGAACTGGTGCGTAGGTATGGAGAACAGGGGCTTGGTGTATTCGCGGATGCCTTCGATGTCGAAGTCCTCAAGATTCTGCGAGGCGAGAATGACGGCGCTGTCCTTCTTTCTCACACGCTTCATGAAATTCCGGATGTACTCTATCGCCGTCAGGTTTGTGAGGAATAAATACAGCTCGTCGATGGAGGCGGCCGTGTTTCCGGCAGTCAGCAGCTCGTTGCTCATAAAGGACAGCACGTTGAACAGCAGGGCGTTGCGGATGTTCTTCGACGCCTGCAGCAGCCCCTTGACGCCGAAGGTCACGAAGCTGCCGCCAGTGATATTGGTGTGCCCGTTGAAAAAATTGGACTCCGCGCCCTTGCACAGGGAGTGGAGTCCAAGGCAGATTTCCCGCAGCGTGTCGGCGGTGTAGAGCTGGCGGCGGCTCTCGTCGAAGGCTTTGTACTCGGCCTCCACCAGCTCGTACAGGTCGGACAGGATGGGGTAATCCGCGGGCTTCAGCCGGTCGAAATTGCTCCGGTCGGTGATGCCCCATTTGTCGTAGAGCTTGCCCAGCATGATCTCAATGGTGTCGATCTGCCGGTCGTCAAAGTCCTTGTAGCAGCGGAAAAAGTCTTTGAGAAAGCTGATGTGCTGGCTGAGTTTGGATGTCTGCCGGAACGCCTGGGGTGCACCGGTGTCCCCGGGGTCGCCGGATATATCCCATGTTTTCGGCTCCAGCACATTGATGATGTATTCGCCGGACATGAGGTCTATGAAGCAGCCGCCGAGGTTTACCGTCAGTTCCTCGTATTCCATCTCAGGGTCTAAAGCCAGCACATGCATGCCGGACTCCCGCAGATTGGTGAGGATAAGTTTCAATAGATAGCTTTTGCCCTGGCCGGAATTGCCCAGGATCAGGATGTTGGCGTTGGTCTTGTCATCGGCCCGCTTGTTGAAATCCACAAGGATGTTGCTGCCGAATTTGTCCCTGCCGAGGTAAAACCCGCGCTCGTCGGTTTTGCCGCTGTAGTTGAAGGGATAGAGGTTGGCCACTGACGACGCAGGCAGCACACGCTCAAACTGGTCGCCGAACACGTTCCAGCCGGAAGGCATTGCGCAAATAAATCCCTGCTTCTGGCGGAGCAGGAGCCGGTCCACATTGAGCTTGTTCCGTATGAGCTCTGTCAGCACCTCGGTCTGCAGCAGCTTGAGCTGGTCGGGGTCGTGGGCGGACAGTTCGATATATACGGCGGCGTGGAGCAGCGGCTCCTTGTTCCGGTGCATGGAAGCCACGATATTGGCCACGTCCTGCAGGTTGCTCTCGGCGGCGACGGTCTGCTGCAGGTCGTTGGTGCTGCTTCGCTTCATGCGGTTTTTATTGGCGGCGTTTGATATGATTTTTCTTTCCTCCACCGGTGTGACATGGCGGGTATAGATGCGCAGGGTGACGCCATCCTTCTCGCCCAGGTGCCGGAGGATGGCCTGTTCCTCCGTGGCGGTCGGATACTCCCGAAGCGCCCACACGCAGCGGTAGGTATTGCCGCAAATGAAGTGGTCGGTATAGAATTTGACGACCGACGGCGCGATCATGTCAAGGAATTCCTGCACGCGTATGTCATCCTGCCGCGCTGCGGCGGGAGAACGGACTTTTTTGGGCATATGGTATCATCTCCTTAATGAGCGGAAAATTTAATTTTTTCCGGATTTGAACAGAAAAAAAGCCGCTTGCTCTATTTCCACAACAAAGCAAACGGCTTATATATGATGATAATATAAAAGAGCATCAGCCGGTAAAGCTAATGCTCTCTATGCAATAATGACCCTATATTTTTTAGTCTTTATCCCATGAAAATTTGAGTGATGCTGTTCTCTGTCAGAGGCTTGGTTATCTTGATGAACAATTCATTCATTTTGGTATAATCGCATGAGAAGGATGCCACGCTTGCTTCAATCATTTGCTTGTCGGTCACCTCGGAAAAGTCTACGCTATAGCCTGCATTTTCGGCCAAATACTCGATAAAGAGCCTCTGCGCCCTGCCGTTTCCTTCTCTGAATGGATGAAGGACATTGATTTCACCAAGATAATACGCAAGACGGATGGGAATTTCATCTGCGGAGGCATCTTTCAAGTAATTTTCTTTTTTCAGCTTAGCGAAGAGCTGATCGGCGTTTTGTTCGATGAACTCATAGTTGCAAAACATATTTCCTTTTGCGATGTTCACCCATCTGATTTCGCCCGCCCATTCGTAGATATCGCCAAATATATACTTGTGAATCTGTCGTAAATGGAGCAGATCAAAATTGCCTTTTATAACATTTACTTTGGCATTGGCAAT from Heliomicrobium modesticaldum Ice1 encodes the following:
- a CDS encoding VirB4 family type IV secretion system protein, producing the protein MPKKVRSPAAARQDDIRVQEFLDMIAPSVVKFYTDHFICGNTYRCVWALREYPTATEEQAILRHLGEKDGVTLRIYTRHVTPVEERKIISNAANKNRMKRSSTNDLQQTVAAESNLQDVANIVASMHRNKEPLLHAAVYIELSAHDPDQLKLLQTEVLTELIRNKLNVDRLLLRQKQGFICAMPSGWNVFGDQFERVLPASSVANLYPFNYSGKTDERGFYLGRDKFGSNILVDFNKRADDKTNANILILGNSGQGKSYLLKLILTNLRESGMHVLALDPEMEYEELTVNLGGCFIDLMSGEYIINVLEPKTWDISGDPGDTGAPQAFRQTSKLSQHISFLKDFFRCYKDFDDRQIDTIEIMLGKLYDKWGITDRSNFDRLKPADYPILSDLYELVEAEYKAFDESRRQLYTADTLREICLGLHSLCKGAESNFFNGHTNITGGSFVTFGVKGLLQASKNIRNALLFNVLSFMSNELLTAGNTAASIDELYLFLTNLTAIEYIRNFMKRVRKKDSAVILASQNLEDFDIEGIREYTKPLFSIPTHQFLFNAGNIDAKFYIENLQLEQSEYNLIRYPQRGVCLYKCGNERYNLMVTAPEHKARLFGKAGGR
- a CDS encoding Fic/DOC family protein, encoding MSSNYEYSYEWDQRYCYPHSNVLINKLGIRDAEKLQIAEREITSLRIANAKVNVIKGNFDLLHLRQIHKYIFGDIYEWAGEIRWVNIAKGNMFCNYEFIEQNADQLFAKLKKENYLKDASADEIPIRLAYYLGEINVLHPFREGNGRAQRLFIEYLAENAGYSVDFSEVTDKQMIEASVASFSCDYTKMNELFIKITKPLTENSITQIFMG